One Serinicoccus chungangensis genomic window carries:
- a CDS encoding DUF2075 domain-containing protein has product MFLLRSSAQGLTVGEAQLSQHIAEQMASTTGRSASPSERRSWERSLPRLRADLLDAGLGDVEMLVEYQLPLTSKRADVVLAGQHPQTGRASYLVVELKQWSEAERFEDSDVLVRIDGYGNHPVLHPLEQVRGYCDYLTDFVVTLAEDEHELAGTAYLHNATNLGIADLRDMAVPDPTTPARMFSGQDRTEFVDFLQSRFAPGVPGARYADGLLGSRIAPSKQLLALAADEVQRREQFVLLDEQRDAYELVLHAVEKARRGTTKTAIVVSGGPGSGKSVIALSIMGELSRQGRAVMHATGSQSFTKTLRKVAAARAPRVRKMFSYFNSFIAAEPNELECLILDEAHRIRETSESRYTRKEHRTGRPQLDELLSAARVPVFLLDQNQVVRPGEMGTVQAITEYAESLGMDVHEIDLDDQFRCGGSALYVEWVERLLGLAPGGPIRWGGDPALEVGVVDSPDELEHVLALRQEDAYSARMAAGYCWPWSDPDPDGTLVQDVRIGDWSRPWNLKGDRSVGGAPAAALWATDPAGFGQVGCIYTAQGFEYDHAGIIIGPDLVWRDGRWRSVREGNRDPALRNRTKVSDRDFDRLVRNVYKVLLTRGMRSVWIYSTDTQTRDFLRRLVRG; this is encoded by the coding sequence GTGTTCCTGCTCCGATCGTCCGCGCAGGGACTGACCGTCGGCGAGGCGCAGCTGTCCCAGCACATCGCGGAGCAGATGGCCAGCACCACCGGTCGGTCGGCCTCACCTTCCGAACGGCGCTCGTGGGAGCGCAGTCTCCCCCGCCTGCGCGCCGACCTACTCGACGCCGGGCTGGGGGACGTCGAGATGCTCGTCGAGTACCAGCTGCCGCTCACCAGCAAGCGCGCGGACGTGGTGCTCGCGGGGCAGCATCCCCAGACCGGGCGCGCGTCATACCTCGTGGTCGAGCTCAAGCAGTGGAGCGAGGCAGAGCGCTTCGAGGACAGCGACGTGCTCGTGCGAATCGACGGCTACGGCAATCACCCGGTGCTGCACCCGCTGGAGCAGGTGCGCGGCTACTGCGACTACCTCACCGACTTCGTCGTCACGCTGGCCGAGGACGAGCACGAGCTCGCCGGCACGGCATACCTGCACAACGCGACCAACCTGGGCATCGCGGACCTGCGGGACATGGCCGTCCCCGACCCCACGACGCCGGCACGCATGTTCAGCGGCCAGGACCGAACCGAGTTCGTCGACTTCCTCCAGAGCCGTTTCGCACCGGGGGTGCCGGGCGCCAGGTATGCCGACGGGCTCCTAGGCAGCCGCATCGCACCCTCCAAGCAACTGCTGGCCCTCGCCGCCGACGAGGTGCAGCGGCGCGAGCAGTTCGTCCTGCTCGACGAGCAGCGTGACGCCTACGAGCTGGTGCTACACGCGGTCGAGAAGGCGCGGCGGGGCACCACGAAGACGGCGATCGTCGTCAGCGGCGGGCCGGGGAGCGGCAAGAGCGTCATCGCTCTGTCGATCATGGGCGAGCTGTCCCGGCAGGGGCGTGCCGTCATGCACGCGACCGGCTCGCAGTCGTTCACCAAGACCTTGCGCAAGGTGGCCGCGGCGCGGGCGCCGCGCGTGCGCAAGATGTTCAGCTACTTCAACAGCTTCATTGCGGCCGAGCCCAACGAGCTCGAGTGCCTCATCCTCGACGAGGCGCATCGGATCCGGGAGACGTCGGAGTCGCGCTACACCCGCAAGGAGCACCGGACCGGCCGGCCGCAGCTCGACGAGCTGCTCAGCGCCGCGCGGGTGCCGGTCTTCCTGCTGGACCAGAACCAGGTCGTGCGGCCCGGGGAGATGGGGACGGTCCAGGCAATCACCGAGTATGCCGAGTCGCTGGGCATGGACGTGCACGAGATCGACCTCGACGACCAGTTCCGCTGCGGCGGGTCAGCGCTGTATGTCGAGTGGGTCGAGCGGCTGCTCGGGCTGGCGCCCGGCGGGCCCATCCGGTGGGGCGGTGATCCTGCGCTCGAGGTGGGCGTCGTGGACTCCCCCGACGAGCTCGAGCACGTGCTGGCGCTGCGGCAGGAGGACGCCTACTCGGCGCGGATGGCGGCCGGCTACTGCTGGCCGTGGTCGGACCCCGATCCGGACGGGACGCTTGTGCAGGACGTGCGGATCGGCGACTGGTCGCGGCCGTGGAACCTCAAGGGCGACCGTTCGGTGGGCGGCGCGCCGGCGGCGGCGCTGTGGGCGACGGACCCTGCGGGCTTCGGGCAGGTGGGGTGCATCTACACCGCGCAGGGCTTCGAGTACGACCACGCGGGGATCATCATCGGGCCCGACCTCGTATGGCGCGACGGCCGGTGGCGCTCGGTGCGCGAGGGCAACCGCGACCCGGCGCTGCGCAACCGCACGAAGGTGTCGGACCGCGACTTCGACCGGCTCGTGCGCAACGTCTACAAGGTGCTGCTGACGCGAGGGATGCGCAGCGTCTGGATCTACTCCACGGACACGCAGACAAGGGACTTCCTCCGGAGACTCGTCCGGGGGTAA
- a CDS encoding HEPN domain-containing protein: protein MYDLAPTVRRLSLLSKHFMPNLNKPVYTPAEEDAMHAFRLLAHAELERLVEQWAERMNQGLAKANARGLPVLVAHQVLLHFDQSQQNGYPPRHVSAQRVMRQVGRKMPKDRIVSALNAHSSLIERNNGVSQKDLLKLFLPIGVDMSWFNKEHKWLDAMDALASARGEVAHGGLGVRTAPTPKSERSLLVEPVVGLRRLGGELRRLNSTL, encoded by the coding sequence ATGTACGACTTAGCGCCAACCGTGCGTCGGCTCTCCCTGCTCTCAAAACACTTCATGCCGAACTTAAATAAGCCTGTCTATACGCCTGCGGAGGAAGATGCGATGCATGCCTTTCGACTCCTGGCCCACGCTGAACTGGAGAGGTTGGTAGAGCAATGGGCGGAGCGGATGAATCAAGGCCTGGCGAAGGCCAATGCAAGAGGCTTGCCAGTCTTGGTAGCGCATCAGGTGCTACTGCACTTCGATCAGTCGCAGCAGAACGGGTATCCACCGCGGCACGTTTCTGCGCAGAGGGTGATGCGGCAAGTAGGAAGGAAGATGCCGAAGGATCGTATTGTGTCGGCGTTGAATGCTCACTCGTCGCTGATCGAGCGAAATAATGGCGTCTCCCAGAAGGACTTGTTGAAGTTGTTCCTGCCCATCGGGGTGGATATGTCTTGGTTCAACAAGGAACACAAATGGCTGGACGCAATGGATGCACTGGCAAGCGCCCGAGGCGAAGTGGCTCACGGTGGCCTCGGGGTTCGAACGGCACCAACCCCAAAGTCCGAACGCTCACTCTTGGTTGAACCAGTTGTGGGGCTTCGACGTCTGGGGGGTGAACTCCGTCGGTTAAATTCGACCTTATGA
- a CDS encoding DUF262 domain-containing protein — protein sequence MIDDALFQPPDSLFADADDDDPELGGAAGLESEPSGKESEDDLSFSDDLSDVTLAPSDWTVETVLLQLQQGTFELDPEFQRRNAWTDQRKSKFIESLILGLPIPQLIFAYEEDRSSGEERYVVIDGKQRLLAINSFFSEEKPLRLGHLTVLHQLNGLTREEILQDPALARYAKRIRNRTIRTVVIKQWKSNDFLHLVFHRLNHQTLPLSPQELRQALNPGPFTSFADSFAAASDQLHRVLGVKEKPDFRMRDVELLVRHLSFRTRLEDYAGNLKVFLDETCRTYNEAWDETRDVLFAESQECNDAIDATYTIFEGDAFRRYADGHYESRFNRAIFDIMTYYFAQPELRASALQAKASVKSAYESLSNSSSNFQASVSSTTKTTTATAIRLAEWGEQLRKILSVDIAVPALGSDKKIHL from the coding sequence ATGATCGACGACGCCCTGTTTCAGCCGCCAGACAGCCTTTTCGCTGACGCAGATGACGATGACCCTGAACTCGGCGGCGCCGCAGGGCTCGAGTCCGAACCGTCGGGCAAAGAGTCTGAAGATGACCTGTCATTTTCGGATGACCTTAGTGATGTAACTCTCGCGCCCAGCGACTGGACGGTGGAGACCGTGCTCTTGCAGCTGCAGCAGGGCACCTTCGAGCTTGACCCGGAGTTTCAAAGGCGGAACGCTTGGACGGATCAACGAAAGAGTAAGTTCATTGAGTCACTGATTCTTGGTTTACCAATACCTCAACTCATCTTCGCGTACGAAGAGGATCGATCGAGTGGTGAGGAACGCTACGTCGTGATCGATGGCAAGCAGCGGTTGTTGGCCATCAATTCGTTCTTCAGTGAAGAAAAGCCTTTGCGTCTCGGTCATCTTACGGTGCTGCATCAGTTGAACGGCTTGACCAGGGAGGAAATTCTTCAGGATCCGGCGCTGGCGAGGTATGCAAAGCGTATTCGAAACCGGACCATCCGAACCGTGGTAATCAAACAGTGGAAAAGTAATGATTTCCTGCATCTAGTTTTCCACCGACTCAATCACCAAACGTTGCCCCTGTCTCCTCAAGAGTTGCGGCAAGCATTAAACCCTGGCCCATTCACGTCGTTCGCCGACAGCTTCGCCGCGGCCAGTGATCAACTCCACCGAGTCCTGGGAGTGAAGGAAAAGCCGGATTTTCGAATGCGCGACGTCGAACTCCTTGTCCGCCACCTATCCTTCCGTACGCGGCTGGAAGACTACGCTGGCAATCTGAAAGTCTTTCTGGATGAAACGTGCAGGACGTACAACGAGGCTTGGGATGAGACTAGAGATGTGCTCTTTGCGGAGTCACAAGAATGTAATGATGCAATTGACGCAACCTACACGATATTCGAAGGTGACGCTTTTCGCAGATACGCTGATGGTCACTACGAGAGCCGATTTAACCGAGCCATCTTTGACATAATGACCTATTATTTCGCTCAGCCAGAGCTGCGCGCGAGCGCCCTGCAGGCGAAGGCCTCCGTGAAATCGGCGTATGAGAGTCTTAGCAACTCCTCGTCGAATTTTCAGGCTTCAGTTTCCTCAACCACCAAGACAACGACCGCTACTGCTATCCGTCTAGCGGAATGGGGCGAACAGTTGCGGAAAATTTTGTCGGTCGATATTGCCGTGCCGGCGCTTGGGTCGGACAAGAAGATCCACCTCTGA